Proteins encoded by one window of Rutidosis leptorrhynchoides isolate AG116_Rl617_1_P2 chromosome 7, CSIRO_AGI_Rlap_v1, whole genome shotgun sequence:
- the LOC139860115 gene encoding secreted RxLR effector protein 161-like: MKDIGEADVILGIRIERESNGISIYQSHYIENVLRKFNCFDCTHVSTPVDPSEKLMLNQGEVVSKLEYSHVIGCLMYYMTCIRPDIAFALGKLSRYTSNPSTHHWQAIRQVLKYLKKSMNYSLSCSGFPSIIEGYTDASWTTNFEDHSSTSDWVFLLGEGAISWDYNKQTCFTNSRLEYKLVALVAVSDRT; the protein is encoded by the coding sequence atgaaagatataGGGGAGGCTGACGTCATCCTTGGTATTAGGATCGAACGTGAGAGTAATGGaatttcaatttatcaatctcattatattgagaatgtGTTGagaaagttcaattgctttgattGTACTCATGTGAGTACACCTGtggatccaagtgagaagcttatgcttAACCAAGGTGAAGTTGTATCAAAACTGGAGTATTCACATGTGATTGGTTGTTTAATGTATTACATGACTTGTAtaaggccggatattgcttttgcaTTGGGAAAATTGAGTAGATacactagtaatcctagtactcatcattGGCAAGCAATTAGGCAGGTACTGAAGTATTTGAAGAAAAGTATGAACTATAGTTTATCTTGTAGTGGGTTTCCTTCGATAATAGAAGGATACACTGATGCAAGTTGGACAACCAAttttgaagatcattcttcaacaagtgattgggtgttcttgcttggtgAAGGTGCCATTTCATGGGATTATAACAAGCAGACATGTTTTACCAACTCAAGGTTGGAATATAAGTTGGTTGCATTAGTTGCTGTCAGTGATCGAACATAA